One segment of Bradyrhizobium sp. CB2312 DNA contains the following:
- the chrA gene encoding chromate efflux transporter, whose protein sequence is MDTRANQTGADAGHGISFNEAFRVWLRVASLSFGGPAGQIAVMHRILVEEKNWISEGRFLHALNYCMLLPGPEAQQLATYVGWLLHRTAGGLMAGGLFILPGIIAIMGLSYIYAAYGNVSFVEALFFGLKAAVLAIVVEAVVRVGKRALKNRIMIALAAAAFIAIFFFAVPFPIIIIAAGLIGYVGARAGRPEFAPAAHGHGGSAAAIDSMLGEAVPEHVRPDTGRAIRTGAVWLALWLVPVIALLLVLGEANVFSQIALFFSKMALVTFGGAYAVLAYVAQQAVEHYHWLKPHEMLDGLGMAETTPGPLIMVLQFVGFMAAYRDPSGLSPMLAATLGGLLATWVTFTPCFLWIFVGAPYIERLRGNTGLAGALSAITAAVVGVILNLSIWFALHTLFRETVPVHAFPLDFDMPVLKSVDIPALVLAIAAATAIFRFKLGMLTVLAGSCAAGVALRLAGVI, encoded by the coding sequence ATGGACACCCGCGCCAATCAAACGGGAGCTGATGCCGGTCACGGCATCAGCTTCAACGAGGCCTTCCGCGTCTGGCTGCGCGTCGCGTCCTTGAGTTTTGGCGGCCCCGCGGGCCAGATCGCGGTGATGCACCGCATCCTGGTCGAGGAGAAAAACTGGATCTCCGAGGGACGTTTCCTGCATGCGCTGAACTACTGCATGCTGCTGCCGGGCCCCGAGGCGCAGCAGCTCGCAACCTATGTCGGCTGGCTCTTGCATCGCACCGCCGGCGGGCTGATGGCAGGCGGGCTGTTCATCCTGCCCGGCATCATCGCCATCATGGGCCTCAGCTACATCTATGCCGCCTACGGCAATGTCAGCTTCGTCGAGGCGCTGTTCTTCGGGCTGAAGGCCGCCGTCCTCGCCATCGTCGTCGAAGCCGTGGTGCGCGTTGGCAAGCGCGCGCTGAAGAACCGCATCATGATCGCGCTGGCGGCCGCCGCCTTCATAGCGATCTTCTTCTTCGCGGTCCCCTTTCCGATCATCATCATCGCCGCCGGCCTGATCGGCTATGTCGGTGCACGAGCCGGCCGGCCGGAATTCGCCCCGGCCGCGCACGGCCATGGCGGCAGCGCCGCCGCGATCGACAGCATGCTTGGCGAAGCCGTGCCCGAGCATGTGCGGCCCGACACCGGACGCGCGATCCGGACCGGCGCGGTGTGGCTGGCGCTCTGGCTGGTGCCGGTGATCGCGCTACTTCTGGTGCTCGGCGAGGCGAACGTATTCAGCCAGATCGCGCTGTTCTTCTCCAAGATGGCGCTGGTCACCTTCGGCGGCGCCTATGCGGTGCTGGCTTACGTCGCCCAGCAGGCGGTCGAGCATTATCACTGGCTGAAGCCGCATGAGATGCTCGACGGTCTCGGCATGGCCGAGACCACGCCCGGCCCGTTGATCATGGTGCTCCAGTTCGTCGGCTTCATGGCTGCCTATCGCGATCCGAGCGGGCTGTCGCCGATGCTTGCTGCGACCCTCGGCGGATTGCTCGCGACCTGGGTCACCTTCACGCCCTGCTTCCTCTGGATCTTCGTCGGCGCTCCCTATATCGAGCGCTTGCGCGGCAACACAGGGCTCGCCGGCGCGCTCAGTGCGATCACCGCCGCCGTCGTCGGCGTGATCCTCAACCTCTCGATCTGGTTCGCGCTGCACACGCTGTTCCGCGAGACCGTGCCGGTGCACGCCTTCCCGTTGGATTTCGACATGCCGGTGCTGAAGAGCGTCGACATTCCCGCGCTGGTGCTGGCGATCGCGGCCGCCACCGCGATCTTCCGCTTCAAGCTCGGGATGCTGACGGTGCTGGCCGGCAGTTGCGCCGCGGGCGTGGCGCTGCGGCTGGCCGGAGTGATCTAG
- a CDS encoding chromate resistance protein ChrB domain-containing protein translates to MSTFTTISSDKLARLIGTANAPALIDVRTEEDFAADRRLIPGSIKLSHDKVQDWGGAFAHRRVIVSCLRGEKLAQGTAAWLRQLGVQAETLEGGFEGWKAAKLPLLDTRKLPPRDAKGRTVWVTRARPKVDRIACPWLIRRFVDPNAVFLYVAPSEVVAVGERFGAAPFDIENVFWSHRGELCTFDVMIEEFGIATPALLHLATLVRGADTARPDLAPEAPGLLAASLGLSRMYDDDLEQLEAGLLLYDAFYRWCRDATAETHNWPTNKVKA, encoded by the coding sequence ATGTCTACTTTCACGACTATATCATCTGACAAATTGGCCCGGCTGATCGGCACGGCCAACGCCCCTGCCCTGATCGACGTGCGGACGGAGGAGGATTTTGCCGCCGACCGGCGGCTGATTCCGGGCTCGATCAAACTCAGCCACGACAAGGTGCAAGACTGGGGCGGCGCATTCGCCCACCGCCGGGTCATCGTCTCCTGCCTGCGCGGTGAAAAGCTCGCCCAGGGCACGGCCGCCTGGCTCCGCCAGCTCGGGGTGCAGGCCGAGACGCTCGAAGGCGGCTTCGAGGGCTGGAAGGCGGCCAAGCTACCCCTGCTCGACACCCGCAAGCTGCCGCCGCGCGATGCCAAGGGACGCACCGTCTGGGTGACGCGGGCGCGGCCGAAGGTCGATCGCATCGCCTGCCCCTGGCTGATCCGGCGCTTCGTCGATCCCAACGCGGTGTTCCTCTATGTGGCGCCGTCCGAGGTGGTCGCCGTCGGCGAGCGCTTTGGCGCTGCGCCCTTCGACATCGAGAACGTGTTCTGGAGCCACCGCGGCGAGCTCTGCACCTTCGACGTCATGATCGAGGAGTTCGGCATTGCCACGCCGGCCCTGCTCCACCTCGCGACGCTGGTGCGCGGCGCCGACACCGCACGGCCGGATCTGGCGCCGGAGGCGCCCGGCCTGCTCGCGGCCTCGCTCGGGCTGTCGCGGATGTATGACGACGACCTCGAACAGCTCGAGGCCGGCCTGCTGCTCTACGACGCCTTCTACCGCTGGTGCCGCGACGCCACGGCCGAGACCCACAACTGGCCGACCAACAAGGTGAAGGCGTAA
- the dmeF gene encoding CDF family Co(II)/Ni(II) efflux transporter DmeF yields MHSHSIEQWTHDHAFLGEKHDENERRTWFVVVLTLVMMVGEIVAGSLFGSMALLADGWHMGTHAAALGIAAFAYRFARRHLGNAHFTFGTGKFGDLAAFASAIILGLIAVEIAYESVLRLITPVPIVYGEAIAVAALGLCVNLASAWLLRDSHDHHHHGHDHGHSHAHHDHDHDHDHHHHHDNNLRAAYVHVMADAATSVLAIAALMVAMYSGWVWADPAVGLIGSVVIASWAFGLIKSSGAVLLDVRADEKLERVIRARMEVGEDRVTDLHLWQVGPGHCAVLVSLVSDKPKQPAVYKKRLAGLKRLSHITVEVETCPH; encoded by the coding sequence ATGCATTCCCACTCCATTGAACAGTGGACCCACGACCACGCCTTCCTCGGAGAAAAACACGACGAGAACGAGCGGCGCACCTGGTTCGTGGTCGTCCTGACGCTGGTCATGATGGTCGGCGAGATCGTCGCCGGCTCGCTGTTCGGCTCGATGGCGCTGCTCGCCGACGGCTGGCACATGGGGACGCATGCGGCCGCGCTCGGCATTGCGGCCTTCGCCTACCGCTTCGCGCGCCGGCACCTCGGCAATGCGCATTTCACCTTCGGCACCGGCAAGTTCGGCGATCTCGCCGCCTTCGCCAGCGCGATCATCCTTGGCCTGATCGCGGTCGAGATCGCCTATGAGAGCGTGCTGCGGCTGATCACGCCGGTGCCGATCGTCTATGGCGAGGCGATCGCGGTCGCCGCGCTCGGTCTCTGCGTCAACCTCGCCAGCGCGTGGCTCTTGCGCGACAGTCACGATCACCATCATCACGGCCATGATCATGGGCACAGCCATGCGCATCATGATCATGACCACGATCATGATCACCACCACCATCACGACAACAACCTTCGCGCCGCCTATGTCCACGTCATGGCGGACGCCGCAACGTCCGTGCTGGCGATTGCCGCGCTCATGGTCGCGATGTATTCGGGATGGGTCTGGGCCGACCCGGCCGTCGGGCTGATCGGCAGCGTCGTGATCGCGAGCTGGGCCTTCGGCCTGATCAAGTCATCAGGGGCGGTGCTGCTCGACGTGCGCGCCGATGAGAAGCTGGAGCGGGTGATCCGCGCGCGCATGGAGGTCGGCGAGGATCGCGTCACCGACCTGCATCTCTGGCAGGTCGGCCCCGGCCATTGCGCCGTGCTGGTGTCGCTGGTGTCGGACAAGCCGAAGCAGCCGGCCGTCTACAAGAAGCGCCTCGCCGGGTTGAAGAGGCTCAGCCACATCACGGTCGAGGTCGAGACCTGCCCTCATTGA
- a CDS encoding N-acyl homoserine lactonase family protein, producing the protein MTSRIKLALVVVALALSSQVAVAQTGVERLYVLNCGEGTAGDISRWTPGLNEGKTMDFVDSCYLIKHAKGWFLWDTGIADSVAAMPNGLAPADPKAVTWRRPKTLAAQLEQLGVKPDDIKAMAVSHTHPDHIGNVELFPQATLYVQKAEYDWPGANNEPRFKPSHPVELLTGDKDVFGDGSVTILSTPGHTPGHQSLLVKLPKTGAVVLSGDAVHFRDNWDNRRVPSMNANKEMSAASMQKIADTLEKEKAQLWINHDKVQRDGQKMAPEFYD; encoded by the coding sequence ATGACGTCCAGGATCAAGCTCGCTCTCGTCGTTGTCGCGCTCGCCTTGTCAAGCCAAGTGGCTGTCGCGCAGACCGGCGTCGAAAGGCTCTACGTCCTCAATTGCGGCGAGGGCACCGCCGGTGACATCTCGCGCTGGACGCCCGGCCTGAACGAGGGCAAGACCATGGACTTCGTCGACAGCTGCTATCTGATCAAGCACGCCAAGGGCTGGTTCCTGTGGGACACCGGCATTGCAGACTCCGTTGCGGCCATGCCGAATGGCCTTGCGCCCGCCGATCCCAAGGCCGTGACCTGGCGGCGGCCGAAGACGCTTGCTGCCCAGCTCGAACAGCTCGGCGTCAAGCCTGACGACATCAAGGCGATGGCGGTCTCGCACACGCATCCCGACCATATCGGCAATGTCGAGCTGTTCCCGCAGGCGACGCTCTACGTCCAGAAGGCCGAATATGACTGGCCCGGCGCCAATAACGAGCCGCGCTTCAAGCCCTCGCATCCCGTCGAGCTGCTGACGGGCGACAAGGACGTCTTCGGCGACGGCAGTGTGACTATCCTGTCGACACCCGGCCATACGCCGGGACACCAGTCGCTGCTGGTGAAGCTGCCGAAGACCGGAGCGGTGGTGCTGTCCGGCGATGCCGTCCATTTCAGGGATAATTGGGACAACCGCCGCGTCCCCAGCATGAACGCCAACAAGGAGATGAGCGCGGCCTCGATGCAGAAGATCGCCGACACGCTCGAAAAGGAGAAGGCGCAGCTCTGGATCAACCACGACAAGGTCCAGCGCGACGGTCAGAAGATGGCGCCCGAGTTTTACG